A window of Exiguobacterium sp. Helios genomic DNA:
TTCAGCTGTCAGGATCGAGAACATGACGTTTGAGGAATGGTAGACCCCTTCAATCATCGGGATTGTTCCCCAACCGACATCATTGTAGTCTTTGATGACAGTTCCCTTATAATTGTAACTCCCTGATTTATACGGTTCGTTCGGACGGAAGACACCTGCATCGATGGCAGCAGCCAACGTAAAGATCTTCATTGTCGATCCGGGTTCAAACCGTGAGGAGACAGCAAAATTCGTAAAATCCGTCATATCGCGTAAATTCGGATTAAACGACGGACGATCCGTCATCGCCAAAATTTCGCCTGTCTTGGCATCCATTACGATTCCTGTCGCATTTTTAGGTTTGTATTCGTTGTACATCTTTTGCATCTGTTTCTCGAGTGCTTGCTGGATCCGATGATCGATGGTCAGATAGAGGTTCGATCCGTCTTTCGGCTCATTTGAAATTTTCGAAGTACCTTGAACCAGTTCTCCGCCGCTGCGATCTTTTTCAAAGATACGGGAACCAAACGATTCACGTAAAGCCTCATCATACTGTTTTTCGATACCCATCTGTCCTTTTAAGACGACCCGTCCGTTATCTTCTGTGATTTTCTGGACGAACCCTAACGTATCGGACAGGAAAATCCCGTTCGGATAATAGCGCTTCGGTTCTTCGATCAATCGAATCCCCGGCAGCTTCAACCGATCAATCTGTTCTTTCTGATCAACCGTCAGATCATTCCCTTTTTTACCGAATTCGATTTGGGAACGGTTTTTATTTTCAATCAGATAGGTTTCCAGTTCTTTAACCGACATGCCGAGAATCGGCGCAAGTCCGGTCGCTGTTTTCTTAAAGTCGACCACTGTCTCATCCGGATCTTTTTCCCCGCCTAACCGGTAGACGGCGACCAAATGATAGGACGGGATGTTAATCGCAATCGGCGAGCCCAGTCGGTCAAAGATTTCTCCACGTTCTGCCGGCAGTGTGGCCTGGGACTCCCAACGTTTTTTTTCCGCGTAGACAAGCATGTCTTCCCCGTGGAATTTCTTTGTCGTCGATAAGTACAAAAAGCGTGAAATGAACACCAAAAAGAGAGCAGCAAATATCAACATGACAATGGCTACTCTCCGTCGGGATTTAGATAGTGGATTCATTTAGGAATCACCTTGATGTTCCCTTTTCGCATATCAAGACCTTGTTCTTTCGCAATCTTGTAAATTCGTTCTGGAGAGCT
This region includes:
- a CDS encoding penicillin-binding protein, with the translated sequence MNPLSKSRRRVAIVMLIFAALFLVFISRFLYLSTTKKFHGEDMLVYAEKKRWESQATLPAERGEIFDRLGSPIAINIPSYHLVAVYRLGGEKDPDETVVDFKKTATGLAPILGMSVKELETYLIENKNRSQIEFGKKGNDLTVDQKEQIDRLKLPGIRLIEEPKRYYPNGIFLSDTLGFVQKITEDNGRVVLKGQMGIEKQYDEALRESFGSRIFEKDRSGGELVQGTSKISNEPKDGSNLYLTIDHRIQQALEKQMQKMYNEYKPKNATGIVMDAKTGEILAMTDRPSFNPNLRDMTDFTNFAVSSRFEPGSTMKIFTLAAAIDAGVFRPNEPYKSGSYNYKGTVIKDYNDVGWGTIPMIEGVYHSSNVMFSILTAEKLGIERYKDYFKKFHFDQKTGIDISGEVNSQSDLSKPLNTLITSWGQSTAVTPMQILQGATAIAGNGEMVKPHIIQKADHTDKAPYKAKTEVVGKPISAEAAKATREALDGVVNSKIGTGQMYKLKDYRVIGKTGTAQISENGKYIQGQFIHSFIGMAPKDDPELIMYIAVDRPSKNESSVSGPSIMSPVFKSVMNTALQYRSIKPATQKESVDVKAKIIPSYIGKSMNQAEEMAKEQGAVPVVLGDGVEVVSQIPTRGQEFVSGERVLFKTGRTFKMPDITGWSQRDVKKLVSLYDLKLDVIGKGFVTKQSARTGTLVKENGKLTVELAEPKE